The proteins below come from a single Chryseobacterium nepalense genomic window:
- a CDS encoding S8 family peptidase: MRKNLIVLSTLLGVLVYSQKNNEVLRREFEQQKIQNEKKFDRYAEKVYGKSPDAVTKKKIDSLKSRLGGFHFDIPYFLQEQDTRQLSNSNSDLLNTAGNVTGLTGAFNGENIKYTIFDGGRIYGAHTAFNNAPGRISNKEASSQIYSDHSTGVGSFIGGKSVTLSNSSGIVGNTKGVAINSTMDSYMFATTTLPGNSSSSNVFEKIIIASPNISNHSYGINAGWDEDYDSNGNLYYVYNGSKSGNTFYDFQGTYDDNDYNYDALVYNNPSFIIVKSAGNSFGMGPNGGSATIPKYYSTSNGQAAFGSNDTPPPNNCSQGYDCIGPGSLAKNIIVVGATDIITTNNFRYTDSFDVAHSTYSSAGPRDDGGIKPDISTVGTDVLYAASSASGSSLWAEGSGTSFSAPVVTGIIGLWTQIYKQLFNNALLDAASAKVLTVHSASEAGNIGPDPWFGWGFIDAKKGAELLVGKANNTVIFNNETLNSGVKNSKTIIASGGEPLKATISWIDPQYEPNYQFISDVYNNRSSKLINDLDLRIIDLTTNTVYYPWKLNANSPLTPASKADNTVDNVEQVVIDNPVAGRSYRIEITNKGTLVNDSGSTSSQNYSIMVTGQTQSSLSTNDLIKNNGMVIAPTLTKDFVKVLKAPKKSVYNVYDLSGKKLQTGIFKNEEETIDLTPYIKGVYIIEVKTEKDTVSKKVIKE; this comes from the coding sequence ATGAGGAAAAATCTAATTGTATTAAGTACATTATTGGGTGTATTGGTATACTCACAGAAAAACAATGAAGTTTTAAGAAGAGAATTTGAACAGCAAAAGATTCAGAATGAGAAAAAGTTTGATCGGTATGCTGAAAAAGTCTACGGGAAAAGTCCGGACGCAGTCACTAAGAAAAAAATAGATTCTCTGAAATCACGGCTTGGAGGTTTTCATTTTGATATTCCTTACTTTTTACAGGAACAGGACACCAGGCAGCTATCCAATTCAAATTCTGATTTACTGAATACAGCCGGCAACGTAACAGGACTGACAGGAGCTTTCAATGGTGAAAACATCAAATATACCATCTTCGACGGCGGAAGAATTTACGGAGCACATACAGCTTTCAATAATGCGCCCGGAAGAATAAGCAATAAGGAGGCAAGTTCCCAGATTTATTCTGATCACTCTACAGGTGTAGGAAGCTTTATAGGAGGAAAAAGTGTTACTTTATCCAACAGTAGCGGTATTGTAGGAAACACAAAAGGAGTTGCCATTAATTCTACGATGGACAGCTATATGTTCGCAACAACCACTTTGCCCGGCAACAGTTCCAGCAGTAATGTTTTTGAAAAAATTATTATTGCATCTCCCAATATTTCCAATCATTCTTATGGTATTAATGCCGGTTGGGATGAAGATTATGACAGCAACGGAAATTTATATTATGTTTACAACGGTTCTAAAAGCGGTAATACATTTTACGATTTTCAGGGAACTTATGATGACAATGATTACAATTATGACGCTCTGGTTTACAATAACCCTTCTTTCATTATTGTAAAATCTGCAGGAAATTCATTCGGTATGGGCCCGAATGGAGGTTCAGCAACAATTCCTAAATATTACAGCACTTCGAACGGCCAGGCCGCATTTGGAAGCAACGACACTCCCCCACCGAATAATTGTTCACAGGGCTACGACTGTATAGGCCCCGGATCATTGGCAAAAAATATTATTGTTGTGGGAGCTACAGACATTATTACCACCAATAATTTCCGTTATACAGATTCATTTGATGTAGCACATTCCACTTACAGTAGCGCAGGTCCCAGAGATGACGGTGGAATAAAACCGGATATCTCTACTGTAGGAACGGACGTTTTGTATGCCGCTAGCTCAGCTTCGGGGAGCTCTCTTTGGGCAGAAGGAAGCGGAACTTCTTTTTCAGCACCTGTTGTTACAGGAATCATAGGATTATGGACCCAAATTTACAAGCAGCTGTTCAATAATGCATTACTTGATGCTGCTTCAGCAAAAGTACTTACTGTTCACTCCGCTTCAGAAGCTGGAAATATAGGACCGGACCCATGGTTCGGATGGGGTTTTATCGATGCTAAAAAAGGAGCAGAATTACTGGTAGGAAAAGCCAATAATACCGTAATTTTCAACAATGAAACTTTAAATAGCGGTGTTAAAAACAGCAAAACCATAATAGCGAGCGGAGGTGAACCATTAAAAGCCACCATTAGCTGGATAGATCCTCAGTATGAACCCAATTATCAGTTTATATCTGATGTTTACAACAACAGATCATCAAAATTAATTAATGATCTGGATTTGAGAATTATAGACCTTACTACGAATACCGTTTATTATCCCTGGAAGCTTAACGCCAACAGTCCTTTAACACCTGCGTCAAAAGCAGACAACACGGTGGATAATGTGGAGCAGGTAGTCATTGACAATCCCGTTGCGGGCAGAAGCTACAGAATTGAAATCACAAACAAAGGTACATTAGTCAACGATTCCGGAAGTACGTCTTCACAGAACTATTCCATTATGGTAACCGGGCAAACACAATCTTCATTGTCAACCAATGACCTTATAAAAAACAACGGAATGGTAATAGCGCCAACGCTTACAAAAGATTTCGTAAAAGTCTTAAAAGCCCCTAAGAAATCCGTTTATAATGTTTATGATCTTTCCGGAAAAAAACTTCAGACCGGAATTTTCAAAAATGAGGAAGAAACCATTGACCTGACACCTTATATCAAAGGAGTATATATTATAGAAGTTAAAACAGAGAAAGATACTGTTTCTAAAAAAGTAATTAAAGAATAA
- a CDS encoding Lrp/AsnC family transcriptional regulator codes for MALDNTDKKLLLYLQEDSKQTTKELSYKLGLSVTAVYERIRKLENTGVISKYVAILNRHKIDRDFIVLCHVKLTQHKKEYVLQFEREIMNLDKVTECFHVSGDYDYILKIAVKDMEDYRNFMLSKLTTLQHIASTHSSFMISEVKNTTAIVL; via the coding sequence ATGGCACTGGATAATACGGATAAAAAATTGCTCCTTTATTTACAGGAAGATTCAAAGCAGACCACCAAAGAGCTGTCCTACAAGCTGGGTTTGTCTGTAACTGCTGTTTATGAACGCATCAGGAAACTGGAAAATACAGGAGTTATTTCCAAATATGTCGCTATTCTCAACCGCCATAAAATCGACCGTGATTTTATTGTTTTGTGCCATGTAAAATTAACCCAGCACAAAAAAGAATATGTATTGCAGTTCGAACGGGAAATCATGAACCTGGATAAAGTTACAGAATGTTTCCACGTAAGCGGAGACTATGATTATATTCTGAAAATCGCAGTAAAGGATATGGAAGATTACCGGAATTTCATGCTTTCCAAACTTACCACATTACAGCATATTGCAAGCACCCACAGCTCTTTTATGATCTCTGAAGTGAAAAATACAACGGCGATTGTTCTGTGA
- a CDS encoding aminotransferase class I/II-fold pyridoxal phosphate-dependent enzyme, with amino-acid sequence MKDFNAANEIQDLQYFGEFGGVNPSISDSSTYTFLSAKTMFDTFEGNAEGCYLYSRHSSPMNLYLSQALAKMENTEAANVTASGMGAITSVLLQVCKSGDHIISSRTIYGGTYAFMKNFLPPFNIETTFLDINNFDSIEKAIKPNTKIIYCESVSNPLLEVADLRKLSEICKKHNLKLIVDNTFSPLSISPSLLGADIVIHSLTKFINGSSDTVGGVYCGTQEFINDTKNVNTGACMLLGPTMDSLRSASILKNLRTLHIRMKQHSHNAKYLAERFENDGLKVSYPGLKSHKNHELMKSMMHEEYGFGGLLTVDTGTTEKANELMEMMQQENLGYLAVSLGFYKTLFSCSGSSTSSEIPEEERAEMGISDGLIRFSIGLDHDIKRTYEKMRECMLKTGVLNHETIFTS; translated from the coding sequence ATGAAAGATTTTAACGCGGCAAATGAAATTCAGGATTTACAGTATTTCGGTGAATTTGGCGGGGTAAACCCATCCATTTCAGACAGTTCTACCTATACCTTCCTCTCCGCAAAAACAATGTTTGATACATTTGAGGGAAATGCGGAAGGCTGTTATCTGTACTCAAGGCATTCTTCTCCTATGAATCTGTATCTTTCCCAGGCCCTTGCCAAAATGGAAAATACGGAAGCAGCCAATGTTACCGCTTCAGGTATGGGCGCCATTACTTCGGTTTTATTACAGGTATGTAAAAGCGGAGACCATATTATTTCCAGCAGAACAATTTACGGAGGAACCTATGCTTTCATGAAAAATTTTCTTCCGCCATTTAATATTGAAACTACATTCTTAGACATCAATAATTTTGATTCTATTGAAAAAGCTATAAAGCCGAACACAAAGATTATATACTGTGAAAGTGTAAGCAATCCCCTCCTTGAGGTTGCCGACCTGAGAAAATTATCTGAAATCTGTAAAAAGCACAACCTGAAACTTATTGTTGACAACACCTTCTCACCACTTTCCATCTCCCCTTCATTACTGGGAGCGGATATTGTGATTCATTCCCTTACGAAATTCATTAACGGAAGCAGCGATACGGTGGGCGGTGTATATTGTGGAACCCAGGAATTCATCAACGACACCAAAAATGTGAATACCGGAGCATGCATGCTGTTGGGACCTACCATGGACAGCCTGCGTTCTGCAAGTATTCTGAAAAACCTCAGAACCCTTCACATCAGAATGAAACAGCACAGCCACAATGCCAAGTATCTTGCTGAAAGATTTGAAAATGACGGATTGAAAGTTTCATATCCCGGATTGAAATCCCACAAAAACCATGAATTAATGAAAAGCATGATGCATGAAGAATATGGTTTTGGAGGGCTGCTGACAGTAGATACAGGAACTACCGAAAAAGCCAACGAACTGATGGAAATGATGCAGCAGGAAAACCTGGGATATCTTGCGGTAAGCCTTGGATTTTATAAAACTTTATTCTCATGTTCGGGAAGCTCAACTTCTTCTGAAATACCGGAGGAAGAACGTGCCGAAATGGGAATCTCAGATGGCCTGATCCGTTTTTCCATCGGTCTCGATCATGATATCAAAAGAACTTACGAAAAGATGCGGGAATGCATGCTCAAAACAGGCGTTCTCAACCATGAAACCATATTTACATCTTAA
- a CDS encoding bestrophin family protein — MITTKYVNYRQVLNLSGFHLIMISIWCTLIAILFHFFNWHWMIIPWVPVALIGTAEAFLVGFKNNQAYDRLWEARKIWGGIVNSSRMLGSMVSAFDTGNDEIGKFDLEDRRKKIVYRHIAWLYQLREQLLIPTEWEHIKVEEDQLKSVDQKRNRLIKAGFPDYGRTPIFLNKYLSEDEAAIQSEYKNFATHLIAQQSKDINELKNMGAISGFNHMQLQDCLNEFYTLQGQAERIKKFPLPRQFASTAFVFNVIFIMLLPLGLVSEFAKLGDWGVWASIPFCITIGWIYIIMELVGDYSENPFEGLMFDIPMLSICRTIEIDLLQMTGDTELPDPIASKNGVLV; from the coding sequence ATGATCACTACAAAATATGTCAATTACAGGCAGGTTCTCAATTTATCGGGATTTCATCTTATTATGATTTCCATTTGGTGTACTTTGATTGCCATTCTTTTTCATTTTTTCAATTGGCATTGGATGATCATTCCCTGGGTTCCGGTAGCATTGATCGGTACGGCAGAAGCTTTTCTGGTTGGTTTTAAAAACAATCAGGCCTACGACAGATTGTGGGAAGCCAGGAAAATATGGGGTGGTATTGTAAATTCCAGCCGTATGCTCGGCTCCATGGTCTCTGCATTTGACACGGGAAACGATGAAATCGGAAAGTTCGATCTTGAAGACCGACGGAAAAAAATAGTGTACCGACACATTGCGTGGCTCTATCAATTGCGCGAACAGCTTTTGATTCCTACAGAATGGGAACATATTAAAGTGGAAGAAGACCAGCTAAAAAGTGTAGATCAGAAACGTAATCGTTTAATTAAAGCAGGTTTTCCAGATTATGGAAGAACTCCGATATTCCTTAATAAATATCTATCCGAAGATGAGGCAGCAATTCAGTCTGAATACAAGAATTTTGCAACCCATCTTATCGCACAACAATCAAAAGATATTAACGAATTAAAGAATATGGGTGCCATTTCAGGATTTAATCACATGCAGCTTCAGGACTGCCTGAACGAATTTTATACGTTACAGGGACAAGCTGAGAGAATCAAGAAATTCCCGTTGCCAAGACAGTTTGCCAGCACCGCTTTTGTATTTAACGTTATTTTCATCATGCTGCTTCCGCTAGGTCTGGTAAGCGAATTTGCCAAATTGGGAGACTGGGGCGTCTGGGCCTCAATTCCTTTTTGCATTACAATTGGATGGATTTACATCATTATGGAACTGGTAGGTGATTATTCTGAAAACCCTTTTGAAGGGCTCATGTTTGACATTCCGATGTTGTCCATCTGCAGGACGATAGAAATCGACCTGCTGCAAATGACAGGTGATACCGAACTTCCGGATCCGATTGCTTCTAAAAATGGTGTTCTGGTATAA
- a CDS encoding alpha-ketoacid dehydrogenase subunit alpha/beta, giving the protein MENTLHEKVSQEILLKAYNHMMLAKAMADIYEENRNVTKYVHSTSRGHEAIQLATAYQLKKEDWVSPYYRDESILLGIGFEPYQLMLQLLAKAEDPFSGGRSYYSHPSSRDENKPKIIHQSSATGMQTIPTAGVAQGIKYIQDFNLQHFENNPVVVCSLGDNSVTEGEVSEALQFSALHQLPIIFLVQDNEWGISVTKDEARTCDAYDFVAGFTGLSRMRVDGTDFIESFEVMKKAVDFVRNERKPLVVCAKTVLIGHHTSGVRREFYRDEEDLAKHRAKDPGEILRNQLLDSGVDEELLKQITKKARLEAEEAFDRAKNAEDPKPETVMQHVFAPTPITEETGTREPAGGEKIVMVDAAIHAIQELMWKHPEALLYGQDVGERIGGVFRETVTLGKKFGSKRVFNTAIQEAYIIGSTTGMSAVGLKPIVEVQFADYIYPGINQLITEISKSNYLSQGKFPVSNIIRVPIGAYGGGGPYHSGSVESILANIKGIKIAYPSNAADFKGLLKAAYYDPNPVIMLEHKGLYWSKVPGTEDAKTIEPAEDYILPFGKGKVIIEADKDETEKGRTLLVVTYGMGVYWAKEAAKNFGGKVEVIDLRTLIPLDEELIFERVKAHGKCIVLTEEQLNNSFAEAFAHRISKNCFRYLDAPVETMGSLDVPAVPINLVLEKEMLPNAEKLSAKIEEMLKY; this is encoded by the coding sequence ATGGAAAATACACTTCACGAGAAAGTTTCACAGGAGATTCTGCTAAAAGCATATAATCATATGATGCTTGCCAAGGCAATGGCAGACATTTACGAAGAAAACAGAAATGTTACCAAATATGTTCATAGCACTTCAAGAGGTCACGAAGCGATTCAGCTGGCTACTGCTTATCAATTAAAAAAAGAAGACTGGGTATCCCCTTATTACAGAGATGAAAGTATTCTTTTAGGAATAGGTTTCGAACCCTATCAGCTGATGCTGCAATTGCTGGCTAAAGCCGAAGATCCTTTTTCAGGAGGAAGATCTTATTATTCCCATCCTTCTAGCAGGGACGAAAACAAACCTAAAATCATTCATCAGAGTTCCGCAACCGGAATGCAGACCATTCCTACAGCAGGAGTGGCACAAGGTATAAAATATATTCAGGACTTTAATCTGCAGCACTTTGAAAACAATCCTGTTGTTGTATGCAGCCTCGGAGACAACTCCGTTACGGAAGGCGAAGTGAGTGAAGCGCTTCAGTTTTCAGCATTACATCAGCTTCCGATTATTTTCCTGGTACAGGATAACGAATGGGGAATTTCTGTAACCAAAGATGAAGCAAGAACCTGTGACGCTTACGATTTCGTGGCAGGTTTCACAGGCCTTAGCAGAATGAGAGTGGATGGTACCGATTTCATTGAAAGTTTTGAAGTCATGAAAAAAGCGGTTGATTTTGTGCGTAATGAGAGAAAACCTTTGGTTGTCTGTGCAAAAACTGTCCTTATCGGCCATCATACTTCCGGAGTACGAAGAGAATTTTACAGAGATGAAGAAGATCTGGCAAAACACAGAGCTAAAGATCCGGGAGAAATCCTTAGAAACCAGTTGCTGGATTCCGGTGTTGATGAAGAATTATTAAAACAAATTACCAAAAAAGCCCGTCTTGAAGCCGAAGAAGCCTTCGACAGAGCAAAAAATGCCGAGGATCCGAAACCTGAAACGGTAATGCAGCATGTGTTCGCACCGACTCCGATTACGGAAGAAACAGGAACACGTGAGCCTGCAGGTGGTGAAAAGATTGTAATGGTAGATGCTGCCATACATGCTATTCAGGAATTGATGTGGAAACATCCGGAAGCTTTGCTATACGGACAAGATGTTGGAGAAAGAATCGGTGGTGTCTTCCGTGAGACGGTAACATTAGGAAAAAAATTCGGCAGTAAAAGGGTTTTTAATACCGCTATCCAGGAAGCTTATATCATTGGTTCCACTACCGGAATGAGTGCGGTTGGCCTGAAACCGATCGTTGAAGTTCAGTTTGCCGATTATATCTATCCGGGAATCAACCAATTGATCACGGAAATCTCGAAATCGAACTATCTGAGCCAGGGAAAATTCCCGGTCAGCAATATCATCCGTGTACCGATCGGCGCTTATGGCGGCGGCGGACCATATCACAGCGGAAGCGTAGAAAGTATTCTTGCCAACATTAAAGGAATAAAAATCGCTTATCCAAGCAATGCGGCAGATTTTAAAGGTTTACTGAAAGCGGCCTATTACGATCCGAATCCGGTAATTATGCTGGAACACAAAGGTCTTTACTGGAGTAAAGTTCCTGGAACGGAAGATGCAAAAACAATAGAGCCGGCGGAAGATTATATTTTACCTTTCGGTAAAGGAAAAGTAATCATTGAAGCCGATAAAGATGAAACGGAAAAAGGCAGAACTTTACTGGTTGTTACTTACGGAATGGGGGTTTACTGGGCTAAAGAAGCAGCGAAAAATTTCGGCGGAAAAGTGGAAGTTATCGATTTAAGAACATTGATTCCTCTTGATGAAGAATTGATTTTTGAAAGAGTAAAAGCGCACGGAAAATGTATCGTTTTAACGGAAGAGCAGCTTAACAACTCTTTTGCGGAAGCTTTTGCACACAGAATTTCCAAAAACTGTTTCAGGTATCTTGATGCTCCGGTAGAAACGATGGGATCGCTTGACGTTCCGGCAGTTCCTATTAACCTTGTGCTGGAAAAAGAAATGTTGCCAAACGCTGAAAAGCTGAGCGCCAAAATTGAAGAAATGCTGAAATATTAA